The proteins below come from a single Hippocampus zosterae strain Florida chromosome 5, ASM2543408v3, whole genome shotgun sequence genomic window:
- the LOC127600276 gene encoding eomesodermin-like, producing MLGAEGKTDLFSSKDSVEERRKSPLSGGKQPAAGSRYPEYGFGPERYYSPPTAPKPTADSTTPCSFIPYSPSGSIYASSSTARYPTSLHLGSVGFSPSAGPRGHFSPAYQLGQSPGCLYAQYSGSGPALGSVAIRANRAHVDLCNRALWLKFHRNQTEMIITKQGRRMFPFLSFNIAGLSLTAYYNVYVEVVLADPNHWRFQGGKWVTCGKADNSSQGNKVYIHPESPNTGAHWMRQEISFSKLKLTNNKGTNQSISQMIILQSLHKYQPRLHVVEVTENSVEDFNTDPKTQRFIFPETQFIAVTAYQNTDITQLKIDHNPFAKGFRDNYDSMYTTPDYDRLTPSPTHSSRAHQIVPSARYTMQPLLQDQFVNNYTQKRFYNSERAVPQTSSLLSPQTEDGASQRWFVTAMQHGTSGSTSHKLDLTPYEGDYSSSLLPYGIKSLSMQSSHGLSYYPDSPFSDMANVWGPRAAYQRKMTPCLPWSPRPSPTAGFPEDSDKVNPQFEDEVTGGGLMSSWAETQPSSLSLVKSDSYTPVCKRRRLSLNGTSTEDSPVDIKCEDIVSVASGSYCKEAPSSKGMASFYSFYTSY from the exons ATGCTCGGTGCTGAGGGGAAGACTGACTTATTTTCCTCCAAAGACTCAGTGGAAGAGAGGCGCAAGTCTCCACTTTCAGGAGGCAAACAGCCCGCCGCTGGCAGCCGATACCCGGAATACGGGTTCGGCCCGGAACGCTACTACAGTCCGCCCACGGCGCCCAAACCCACCGCAGACTCAACTACGCCTTGCTCCTTCATTCCGTACAGCCCGAGCGGGAGTATCTACGCCTCGTCCAGCACAGCCAGGTACCCGACATCTCTTCACTTGGGTTCCGTGGGATTCTCCCCAAGCGCTGGTCCGCGCGGTCACTTCAGTCCGGCCTACCAGCTCGGGCAGAGCCCCGGCTGCCTATACGCGCAGTACAGCGGATCAGGCCCGGCACTGGGCAGCGTCGCCATCCGTGCGAACAGGGCGCACGTCGACCTGTGCAACCGGGCTCTGTGGCTTAAATTCCACCGAAACCAAACCGAGATGATCATCACCAAGCAGGGCAG gCGAATGTtcccgtttctgagttttaacATTGCAGGTCTAAGCCTGACTGCTTACTACAACGTATATGTGGAGGTGGTACTGGCAGATCCAAACCACTGGAGATTTCAAGGTGGCAAGTGGGTCACTTGTGGTAAAGCAGACAATAGCAGCCAAG GGAACAAAGTGTACATCCACCCAGAATCTCCAAACACAGGAGCCCACTGGATGAGACAAGAAATCTCCTTCAGCAAACTGAAACTCACCAACAACAAAGGCACAAATCAAAGCATATCACAG ATGATCATATTACAGTCCTTACACAAGTATCAGCCCAGGCTGCACGTCGTGGAGGTGACCGAGAACAGTGTGGAGGACTTCAACACTGATCCAAAGACTCAGAGATTCATATTTCCGGAGACTCAATTCATAGCAGTCACTGCTTACCAGAACACTGAC ATTACACAGCTGAAAATTGACCACAACCCTTTTGCCAAAGGATTCAGAGATAATTATGATTC catgTACACAACTCCCGACTACGACCGCCTCACCCCTTCCCCGACCCACTCTTCCCGTGCCCACCAAATTGTCCCCAGTGCCCGCTACACCATGCAGCCCCTCTTACAGGACCAGTTTGTCAACAACTATACACAAAAGCGTTTCTACAACAGTGAGCGAGCTGTGCCTCAAACCAGCAGTCTTCTCTCACCTCAGACGGAAGACGGAGCCTCTCAGCGATGGTTTGTCACAGCCATGCAACATGGGACAAGCGGCAGCACCAGCCACAAGTTAGACCTGACACCATATGAGGGGGACTACTCCAGCTCCCTGCTACCTTATGGTATCAAATCACTTTCCATGCAATCATCCCATGGTCTCAGCTACTACCCAGACTCTCCTTTCAGCGACATGGCAAATGTGTGGGGCCCTAGGGCAGCGTACCAGAGAAAGATGACTCCATGTCTGCCTTGGTCACCGAGGCCCAGTCCCACTGCTGGTTTCCCCGAGGATTCTGATAAGGTGAATCCACAGTTCGAAGATGAGGTGACTGGTGGAGGCCTGATGTCTTCATGGGCAGAGACACAGCCGTCTTCTCTATCTCTTGTCAAGAGTGATTCCTATACGCCAGTCTGCAAGCGAAGGCGTTTGTCTCTTAATGGGACAAGCACAGAGGACTCACCCGTTGACATTAAATGTGAGGACATCGTCTCTGTTGCCAGTGGCTCCTATTGCAAGGAAGCACCTTCATCCAAAGGGATGGCATCTTTCTATTCCTTTTACACAAGTTATTGA